TTCTCTCCACGCCAGATGGGAGCTATGCCGCCAATCAAGAGAAAGCGGTGTCACATCCGTGCCCAGCAGAAGCACTGCCTCCTGGCGAGGAACGAAGCCTTGACACGCCTGGACAGGCAACGATTGAGGACCTCTGCTCTGCCAACGACCTCTCCCCATCTCAGACCGTCAAGGTGCTGGTGCTGCTGGCCCGCCTCGACGATGGTCGAGAGCAACCGTTGCTGGTCAGCCTGCGAGGAGACCAGGAGCTGAATGACGTCAAGTTGACGAATGCCGTGACCCAGCGGATGGGGTCCTCCGCACTGGAGATTGCACCGATCAACTCAGAGCAACTCCGGAAGCAGGGTCTTGCATCCCTGCCCTTCGGCTCGATCGGGCCCGATCTTTCCGACAGCACACTGAAGGAGTCGCGAAGCTGGGAAACCCGATTTGAACGCCTGGCGGACCCAACCGCCCTGGATCTTGAGCGCTTCGTCTGTGGTGCCAACAACGCCGATCAGCATCGCTGGGGAGCGACGTGGAGCTCCATGCCCGCTCAGATCCAAGCTGATCTGCGCAATGCCAGAGCCGGAGATCGGTCTCTCCACAACCAGGAGCAGATCCTTGAGGAGCGGAGGGGCATTGAGGTGGGCCACATCTTCCAGCTCGGCAGCAAATACTCCGACGCACTCGAGGCTCGCTTCACCGACAAGGAAGGCAAACAAGCGTCGCTGCTGATGGGCTGCTACGGCATCGGCATCTCCCGCCTCGCCCAAGCGGCAGTGGAACAGCATCACGATGACGCGGGGATCTGCTGGCCAGTGAGCATTGCGCCCTTCCAGGTCATCGTTGTTGTCGCGAACGTGCAGGACGCGACACAGCTGGCCCTTGGAGAGTCTCTCTACGGATCGCTGCAATCCGCAGGAGTTGATGTCCTCCTGGATGACCGCAGCGAACGTGCCGGAGTCAAATTCAAAGACGCCGATCTGATTGGAATCCCCTGGCGGGTCGTTGTCGGTCGCGAAGCCGAAGCCGGACGGGTCGAAGTGGTGGAGCGCTCCACCCGCTCAAACAGCACCATGTCGCATCAGGACGCATTGACCCAAGTGCTCAAGGCCGTCCAAGCTCGCCCCATGGTCTAGCGAGCGATGCTTCGCCTTAAAGTTCATCAAAATTTTCCTGTTATGCGAATAGAGCTGCAACGCCTCAGCCGCCAACTCAGGGGGTTCACCTTGGCCCTATGCCTTGGCCTGACCCTGATGCTCTCCGCCTGTGGCGACAGCATTTCAACGATGACTGGCGATTACGTCGAAGACACAGTGGCCGTTGTTCAGTCGCTGCAGACCACGCTTGCACTCCCCTCTGATGCTGAAGGATTACAGGAGTCGGAGCAGGCAGCCCATGACCTCATTAATGACTACATGTCGAGGTATCGACCAAGGCCCCGGATCAATGGCCTCAGCTCCTTTACCACCATGCAGACAGCCCTGAATTCTCTGCAAGGTCACTACAACACCTACACCAACCGTCCGGTACCGGAAGCACTGCGGACTCGTGTTGAAAAGGAGTTGAGCAAAGCCGAGAAATCCGCTCTCCGAGGCACCTGACCAGCTCAATCCGGGAGGCGTTTCAGAATCCAATCACAATTTCGCAACTCTCTTTGACCTCAGGCAGGTGAATCTGAGAGAGTTCCGGATTGTGCAGAATGGCGGCTTCGGGCCGCGGTGTCTTTGGCCAATGTTGTCGTCATCGGTGCGCAGTGGGGTGACGAAGGGAAGGGAAAGATCACAGATCTCCTCAGCCGTTCCGCTGATGTCGTTGTTCGCTATCAGGGCGGAGTCAACGCTGGCCACACCATCGTTGTGGACGATCAGGTTCTGAAGCTTCACCTGATTCCCTCTGGAATTCTTTATCCCGACACCGTTTGTCTGATCGGTTCAGGAACCGTCGTCGATCCCAAAGTGATGCTTGGCGAACTCGACATGTTGATCGAGAACGGGATCGACATCGCTGGGCTGAAGCTGTCCTCCACGGCGCATGTGACCATGCCCTACCACCGCCTGCTCGACCAGGCGATGGAGAAGCAGCGCGGCGATCGACGCATCGGCACCACGGGACGGGGCATCGGTCCCACCTACGCGGATAAATCTCAGAGAAGCGGCATTCGGGTCATCGATCTTCTCGACGAAGCACGTCTGCGTGACCGCCTTGAAGGCCCACTGAAGGAGAAGAACCAGCTTCTGCAGACCATCTATGACATGGAACCGCTCGATGCGGAAGCGGTGATCAGTGAATATCTGGCCTACGGCAAACGGCTGGCTCCCCATGTGGTGGACTGCACCCGCGAGATTCACAAGGCAGCACGCGGTCGCAAAAACATTCTCTTCGAGGGCGCACAGGGAACCCTGCTCGACCTTGACCACGGCACTTATCCCTATGTGACGTCTTCCAACCCTGTGTCAGGCGGCGCCTGCATTGGGGCTGGCGTGGGTCCGACCCTGATCGACCGAGTGATCGGTGTGGCCAAGGCCTACACAACCAGAGTTGGGGAAGGGCCATTCCCCACCGAACTCGATGGCAGCCTCAATGATCATCTCTGCGACCGAGGTGGTGAGTTCGGCACCACCACCGGCCGCCGCCGCCGCTGCGGTTGGTTTGACGGTGTGATCGGACGGTACGCCGTTGGCGTGAACGGCCTGGATTGCCTGGCCGTCACCAAGCTCGATGTGCTGGACGAACTCGACGAACTTCAGGTTTGTGTGGCCTATGAACTGGATGGGGAAAGGATCGAATACTTCCCCTCCTGCGCAGAGGCGTTCGCACGCTGTCAACCGATTTTCGAAACGCTCCCGGGCTGGCAGTGTTCAACCGCTGAATGCCGCACGCTTGAGGATCTCCCCGAGAAAGCCATGGCGTACCTGCGCTTCCTGGCCGATCTGATGGAGGTTCCGATCGCCATCGTGTCACTGGGTGCCGGTCGCGATCAGACCATCGTTGTTGAGGATCCAATCCACGGTCCAAAACGGGCACTGCTCAGTGCCTGATTCCGGCAGAGCCCATCAGGCGTAAGACTGCCGCAGTCAACACCATTTTGTTCATGGCCGATTCCTCCCGTTTCCAGCCCAACGCGTCCCTGGATGTGGTGGGAATCGGCAACGCCATCGTGGATGTACTGGTCCAGACAAAAGACGGTTTTCTCAGTGAGCACGGACTGCAGAAAGGAGGAATGTGCCTGATCGATGAACAGCAGGCAGAAGCTCTTTACAAGTCCAGTGGTCCTGGACTGGAAACCTCCGGCGGATCGGTCGCCAACACCATGGTCGGCATCGCTCAGCTTGGCGGCCGAACCGGGTTCATCGGTCGGGTGCGAGATGACCAGCTTGGATCGATCTTCAGCCACGACATTCGTGCCGTAGGAACTCGATTTGAGACCCCCTCCGCCACCACAGGCGCGACCACCGCACGCTGTCTCATTTATGTGACACCGGACGCAGAGCGCACGATGTGCACCTTCCTCGGTGCATCAACTCAGCTTGAGCCGGAGGATCTCGACCTTTCCATGGTCAAGGAGACGAAAGTGCTCTACCTCGAGGGCTACCTCTGGGATAGCCCTGCTGCCAAAAGGGCCTTCATTGCGGCCGCGGAGGCTTGCCGTGCCGCCGGCGGGAAAGTCGCGCTATCCCTCTCCGATGGCTTCTGCGTGGATCGCCACAGAGAAAGCTTTCTCGAGCTGGTGAACGGTCATGTCGATGTGCTGTTCGCCAATGAAGTGGAGATCAAATCCCTCTACCAAACCGAAGACTTCGACACCGCAATCGAGAAGGTCCGCGGTTGTTGCTCGGTGACGGCGGTGACACGCGGAAGCGACGGTTCCGTTGTTCTCAGCGGCGATCAGCGCTGGGACATCGGAACCTACGGTCTCGGCGAACTGGTTGACACCACTGGTGCCGGTGATCTCTACGCCGGAGGATTTCTGCATGCCTTCACCCAGGGCCATTCACTGGAGCGCTGCGGTCAGCTGGGAGCACTGTGTGCCGGTCAGATCGTCACCCAGCTGGGAGCTCGTTCCCAGGTCTCGCTTCCAGAGCTGCAGAAGCAGCATCTGGACTGAGAGCACCCAGCGCCCACGCCGCATAGGCTGCTCCAGCCTGTGCGGCCATCAGGAGAATTTCGGGAGTGTCGTAGCTGTGCAGTGCCTCCAGAGCTGAAAGCAGCTCTTCCAGTCGATCAGAGCTTGTCTTGATCAGCAACTGCACTTCCTCCGCACGCTCAATCTTCCCCTGCCAGCGGTAGCAGGACTGCACTGTCATCGAGGTGATACAAGCAGCCAACCGACGGGTGATCAATTGCTCAGCAAGCGCATCGGCCTTGATCTGATCAGCCTCCGTGGTGAGGACCACTCTCAGGTCCGTTGACATGGGCATCCAGCTGTCGACACAACTGCTTCACGCTATGAACCACGTCAACTCCGGGCATCGGGTTGGGTCGTTTCAGCTTCCAGAGACGAATGGACTGGCGACGGGCCAGATCACTCCAGAGTTGATCCGCAGCTCCACCCGACTGACGACAAAGCACATCGCTGATCTGCCAGCGACGGCAGAGTGCCGCTTCCAACCCCCCAGTGCGATCACCGGTCCCAGGCCTCAACACAGCCAGCCGTTCGCCAGACAAGCCCGCAAGACCAGCCTGGCGGATGGCTTCAGGTGTGGGCAGGACCCTGGCATGAACCAAGGCTCCTGCCAGCCTGGCTGCCGTCGCTGCGGCGGCCAGCTGCCGCGCGCCGACGGCAAGAAGCAGATGGTGGCCCGCAAGAGCACAGTCCGAGAGATCACTAACTGTTGCGAGCAGTGATTCATCCGACACGGCGTGGTCAGGCCGTTCGAACCGAAGCAGCGGCAGATTGCACCTGGAGCAGGCCAACTGGAGTTGAGCACTGATCTGCAGAGCGAAGGGATGGGTCGCGTCCAGGACCAATGTCACACCCCTCGCCGCCAGATGTTGCTCGAGAGGGTCTTGAGATGGGAATGGCCCCACATGCAGGTCATCCAGATGCATACCGGCATAAGCCCTTGCCGCAGCTGCACTGACAACACTGATACTGACGCGGTGACCAGACTCCAGCAGAGTCCTCGCGATTCCTGGTCCCTCGCCGGTTCCGGCAAAGACCAGCACATGGTTCTGGCGATTCCGCCAGCGGTGCATCAGGATGGCGCTCACCGACCAGGCCGAGGATGAATCACTGCGTACTTGAGGTGGATGTTCTTCAGGCTCCCACCCTGCGATACACCCAAGACAATCAGACGCCAATCGCTGAAATGGAGGTTGGTTTTGATGCGTTGCGTCCCGATGATCCCAGAGGTCAACTGAAGGTGGTGGGATGGGGCAATCTTGCCCAGGATCTGCAAAATCGCGTGCAGGTGGGCCAGCGCCTACTTATCGAGGGCAGGCTTCGGATGAACACGGTGCCCCGTCAGGACGGCACCAAGGAAAAACGCGCTGAATTCACGCTCGCCCGGATGCACCCGGTCTCGGCTGGTGCAGGCTCCACAGCTCCAGCCCAACCTGCAGCGTCAGCTCCTGCGAAACGGACTGAAGCTGCTGCTGCGCCCGCAGCTGCGCAAGAGCCTGCAGCGCAGTGGAATACCGCGCCGTTGGTTCCAGACACGGATGACATCCCGTTCTGAACCACAGCAAATTCTGTTCAGCGCTGATCGGCGCCGTAGCTGAAATGCTCTGAGGCACGCTGTAACAGCTGGCCCAGCTCACGCTCGAGTGCGGCAAGGTCCAGGCGGAATTCCTGCCATCGCCCCCGGTCAATCTGTTCCAGCAACCAGGCCCTGTCCTGCTCAAGCTGCTGAATCAGCGCCGTTGCATCCTCCATTGCGTTCTGATCCTGGTCTTGCGCTCGGGTGCTGTCCATCAACTGCGGCCGCAGGCCCATCCATCCTGAACCCCGCACGGTCAGAATGGCGCCACTTCCAATGCCGCATGAACGATCTGCTCTCGCCAGGAAGCCTGGTCACCATCGCCGGAGGTGTGCTCACCGTGGTGGGTGCTGTGGCCTACGGGACCGGCGCCGCCAACTTGAGCCTTCCGACAATTTTTTACGGCATTCCGATCCTGCTTGGTGGACTGGCCTTGAAGTCATCGGAATTACCACCGGCCAAGCGCGTCACGCCAAAAGCGCAATTCAAAGGAGAACGTGAGGCTGCCACTCCAGAACTGGGAAAACTTCTCGGCGATGTCACGCGTTGGCGCTATGGCCAGAAAGCCCATCTGGAAAGCTCTCTGGAATCTCTCAAGCTCTGGGATGAAGACAACCCTCCTCAGCTGCTGGAGATTGAGGAGATCATTCAAAGCGGCCATTACGGACTGCGATTGCGTTTCGCCTGCGAGGCCGTTCCTCTTGAGATCTGGCAGGAGCGAAGAGACCGACTGAGCCGCTTTTTTGCCAAGGGCCTCGAGGCAACCATCAAACCTCTGAGTGGAGACCGACTGGATTTGCTGCTTCTGCCAGTGGGTGTGTCGACATCGGATCAGCAAGGTGAATCCGGAGAAGTAGCGAATGGATGATGCCCTCAGGGTCTCTGTTCTGAGTGAGGCTCTTCCGTATATCCAGCGATTCGCAGGCCGCAGGATCGTGGTCAAGTACGGCGGTGCAGCCATGGCCCATGCCGAACTGCAATCCGCCGTATTCAGAGACCTGGCGTTGCTCTGCAGTGTCGGAGTTCAGCCGGTTGTTGTGCACGGCGGTGGGCCAGAGATCAATCACTGGTTGAAGCGACTGGCCATCGCGCCGGAATTCAGAGACGGTTTGCGTGTGACCGACCCTGAAACGATGGACGTGGTGGAAATGGTCCTGGTCGGGCGAGTCAACAAACAGATCGTGAACGGACTCAACCGACTTGGCGCCAAAGCGGTCGGCCTGAGCGGCAGTGACGACAGTCTGGTTGAAGCCCGCGCCTGGGGAGATGGCAGCCACGGGATGGTCGGCGATGTGGCCAAGGTCAACCCCGACGTGCTCGAAGCCCTGCTGGAACGCGGTTATGTGCCCGTGATCTCCAGCGTGGCCGCCAATCCCGATGGAGTGGCCCACAACATCAACGCCGACACGGTGGCTGGCGAAGTTGCTGCCTCCCTGCAAGCCGAAAAGCTGATCTTGCTGACCGATACTCCAGGCATCCTGCGCAACCGAGAGGATCCAGGGTCTCTGATCCGTCAGCTGAAGCTTTCAGAAGCCAGGCAGTTGATTCACGAGGGCGTAGTGGCCGGGGGGATGACACCTAAGACCGAATGCTGCATCAGAGCTCTCGCCCAGGGAGTTTCCGCTGCCCACATCGTGGATGGGCGCGTTGCCCATGCCCTGCTGCTGGAAGTGTTCACCGATGCAGGCATCGGCACCATGGTGGTGGGACGCAGCTGAGGGATGAGCACAGGGCTTGCGGCAGCCGAACGGGCACTCGAACGGGGTGATTACGGCCTGTGCCTACGCCTGCTGGAACCGCTCGCCGCCGCCAACCCGATCACTGAACCCGAAGGAGCTGCCATCCGCATGGTGATGGTGACGGCCTGGATGGGACAGGGCGATGAACGCAAAGCGATCGCCACCTGTCGTCTGCTCACACGCTGCAAGGATCCTGATCTACGCAACCGGGCTCGTCAGTTGCTGAGTGTGCTCGAGGCTCCAAGCCTTGAGCGTCCTGCTCGCTGGTCGATGCAGTTACCGACGCTGGACATGGCTCCCCGCATGGGGAAAGGGAGCCCCAGCAGCAGCCGACGGCGCAAGCCCACTCCACCCCCTCCTCCACCAACCGGTCCCACCCAGGCCCCATCAGCAGGTTTTGCCGTGCTGGTTCTGACAGTGCTGCTCGGGCTGACCTTGTTGCTCAGCGGATGCGTGCGCGTCAAAGCAGAGATTGATCTGGCGGGTCCCGATCGCCTGGCGATGAGCTGGCGGATCAACAGCCTCAGTGGCCACAGTCTTCCCTGGCAGCAGAACTTCGCCAAGGCGCTGCGTACCGAAGGCCTGAACTGGACAGTGCAGAAAGACCGAACGGGCTCTCTCAACCTGATCAGCCCCACCCTGGGATCCGACCAGGCCGCCAGGCTGATGCGCAGCAGTGTGGAGCTGGCTGGACGCAGCGCGGGCGTGACCCTTCCCAAACCCGACCTGTCAATCGTGGAGAGAAACTGGTTGATCGGAGTGCAGCAGCAACTGAATCTGCGCCTGGACCTCTCACCCCTCGGCGAGTTCCCCGCAGGAGATCTGCAGGTCAGCATCACCCCTGTCCATGACCTCCAACAGGTCAACAGCAGTCCCATGACCGGTCGGTTGAAGGGGGATGTTCTGCTCTGGGTCCTCGACAGCGGCAGCGTCAATCAACTGCAGATCCGCCGCTGGCAGTGGAGCCCGCTCGGGCTTGGCACTGTGCTGATCGGACTGCTGCTGCTGCTGAGTTTTCTGCTGCAGTCCATGCGCGTGCGACTCGGCTTCGGCTATCCCGAGCTGCCGTCCTGATTCAAAGCTGCAGAGGATCCGGGTCAACGGCAAGGGAAACATCTTTGGGGAGCCCTTCCCAAAGACCGGTACCGGGGGGCAGGGGGATCTCACTGTCCTGGGGACCATGGAGAAGCAGCTGCCAGCGACTGCGGCCCGCCACCCGAGCCACAGGCGCAGGTGCAGGACCCAGCAGTTGCCAGCCTGCAGCGGCACAGCCTGCACGGATCCGTTCAGCCAGCAGGGTTCCCGCAGTCGCCGTATCGCTCGCGGACTCTCCCGAAAGGCGAATCAGGCAAGCCCGCGCGAAGGGAACCAATCCGGCTTCGCGGCGCAGGGTCGATTCCTCCTCCAGAAAACGTTCGTAACGACCATCCACCAGGTGTCGGATCACTGGGTGGTCAGGGCTGTAGGTCTGAACCAGCACCTCACCGGGCTTTTCCGCGCGCCCAGCCCGGCCAGCGAGTTGAAGCAGAAGTTGCAGGCACTGCTCTCCAGCCCTCAGATCGGGTCGATGCAAAAGACCATCGGCGGCAAGCACTGCTGCCAGAGTCACGCGTGGCAGGTCCATCCCCTTGGCCAGCATCTGCGTTCCGACCAGCACATCGGCCTCACCCTCCGCAAACTGGTCCAGCAGTCTGCGGTGGCCATCACGACCGCCTGTGGTGTCGCGATCGAACCGCAGCAGTCGCAGGTCACTGAGTTCCTCGCCAAGACGCTCCAACACCCGTTGTGTGCCTGCACCAAAGGGTTTGAACGCCAGGGAACCGCATGACGAGCATGCGGGTGTTATGGGTGCTCGATGGTCACACCAATGACAGCGCAGCCACTGCTGCGCGCCCCGACTGCCGTGAACCGTGAGAGGAACGTCGCAATGGGGACACATCACCACCTCTCCGCAGCTGCGACAGCTCAGAAAGGTGCTGTATCCACGCCTCGGCACCAGCACGACAGCCTGCTCCCCTTTCTCTGGGAGCTGTGCCAGCCGATCCATCAGGGCACGACTGATCAAGCGTTTATTGCCCTCTGCTAATTCATGCCGCATATCGATGATCCGGACAGGTGGCAGTGGCTGGCTGGAAATCCGCGAGCGCAGCCGTGCAAGAACCAAAGATCCGTGAGGCTGGAGACGACTCCAACTCTCGAGCGAAGGTGTCGCGCTGCCAAGCAGCAGACGGCCGCCCTGCAGCTTGACCCGCTCTGAAGCCATGACCCTGGCGTGATAGCAGGGCATGGGTGAGTCCTGCTTGTAGGAGTTGTCATGTTCTTCATCCAGCACCAAAAGGCCTAGCGGGCGCAGGGGAAGAAACACAGCGGAGCGCGTGCCCACCACCACCACGGGATCGCCGCTCTCGAGACAGCGACGCCAGGTGCGAACCCGCTCACGGGGGGTACAACCGCTGTGATATTCCAGAACCCTCTCTCCGAAACGATGACGGCAACGATCCACGAGCTGGGGAATCAGGCCGATCTCGGGAGTGAGCAGCAGAACGTGACGGCCAGCCACCAGCTCTGCTGCTGCCAGCTGCAAGTAGACCTCGGTCTTGCCGGAGCCGGTGATGCCCCAGAGCAGCAGACCTCCACCCTCAGGAAGTGATTGAAACCTGTCGACCACAGACTGTTGCTCATCGGTTAGCGAGCGCGGTGACTCCAGCTCAGCAGCCCTGGCTGCTGACTGGTCTGATGCACGAGGGCCGCTCTCCGATTTGCGTTGCCGGCGGATCAGGCCCTTGCTCTCCAGGCTCTTGACCGTGCCCGACTGAAACCCCTCCGCCAGCAGGTCACGCTGCCAGGCGCCACCGCCTCGGCGTTCGAGCTCTGTAAGCAGTGCGCTCTGCCTGGTGGCCTTCGGAAGAGCAGAGGGATCAGCAGCCTCAAGCCGCTCAATCCACCAGAGCTGGCGCAAGGCAGGGGCAGAACCGGGCCGTTGGCCCAGCCATCCCGGAGGCAATGCCGCCTTGAGCATGCGAAAGGGACTGGTATGACAAAGGACCGCCATCGCATCGAGCCATGACCGCCAGGATGGGTCGACTGCAGCGCGCTGCACCAGCTCTTCAACGGGGTTGAGCTGTAGACCATCGCTGTCAGCAGAATTCGCCTCTGCTGTGATCAATCGGCAGCCCGTGACCAACCCCTGCAGTCGACGACCTCGCAGCCGGACCGCCACAAGATCACCCAATCCCACGCCGAGACTCAGGCTGTCGCAATAGCTAAAAGTACGCCCGTCACGACCGGCCTCCAGCCAGACATCGACTTCCGAGAATGACTGCGCGGCAGGAGGACTGGAGGATTGGTTAACAGGGGTTGCCGACATCACATGTTTTTCTTAAGATACAGATGTTGGACAGCTCAACAGCTGTTGTCGGAACAGAGCAGAGTTCCGTCCAGTGGGAAGACACGAAGCTCGAGCCAGGGTTCATCCCGTCGGCCGACCGGTCTGCGAACGCCCCTGACAGCCCTGCCCCAGCCCAAAGCCCACCAATTGATTCTCGATCACTTCTTAGTCGTCTACCCCTCTGTTTGGGGCAGATCTGTAAGCCGTGATGCGCCTCCAGGCCGAGCTTGGTTGCGTTTTAGTTGACTGCGTTAGTTCCGTACACCCTCACCATCCCAATCCCCATGAGTCCTGCTGCGAGCAAGTCAGCTCAGCCCACCGCTGCAGCGCCCAAGACGGCCTCTTCCAAAGCGGCGGCGTCCAAGGCGGCTCCATCCATCGTGATGCTGGCGGATTCCAAAGGTCTGGCGAAGGGTGTGAGCAAGAAGACCAAGTCGGAGTCCAAGACTTCAACTGCAAAGTCGTCTGCAACGAAGGCCGCCGCGAAATCGAAACCGGCCACCAAGAGCAGCGCAGCCAAGAGCGGGACAGCAGCCAAAAGCACAACAGCTGCCAAGACGACCAAGACAACGAAAAGCGCAAAAACCTCTGCTGCGGCAACTAGTGCCAAGAGCAAGGCCGCTGTCAAGCCCGCTGATCTTGATGCTGCCGCTGATCAGTTGCTGGCCAAGACCTCCGGCAACCCTTCTGCAAGCAAGGAGGAGAAAGCCAAAGCAGACGCCAAGGCAAAGGTTTTGGCGAGCATCAAAGTTGGCCCCAAAGGGGTCTACACCGAAGATTCCATCAGGGTTTACCTGCAGGAGATCGGCAGGATCCGCCTGTTGCGCCCAGACGAAGAAATCGAACTGGCCAGAAAAATCGCCGATCTTCTCTACCTCGAGGAGCTGGCGGCTCAGTTCGAAAGCGACAACGGCCGCGAACCTGACAACAAGGAGTGGGCGGCATTGGTGGAGATGCCGTTGATTCGTTTCCGCCGCCGACTGATGCTCGGCCGTCGGGCCAAGGAAAAAATGGTTCAGTCGAACCTGCGTCTTGTGGTGTCAATCGCCAAGAAATACATGAATCGGGGCCTGAGCTTCCAGGACCTCATCCAGGAAGGCAGTCTGGGCCTGATTCGTGCCGCGGAGAAATTTGACCACGAGAAGGGCTACAAATTCTCCACTTACGCCACTTGGTGGATTCGCCAGGCCATCACACGGGCCATCGCTGATCAGAGTCGAACGATTCGCCTCCCGGTTCACCTCTACGAGACCATTTCCCGCATCAAGAAGACCACCAAAGTCCTCAGCCAGGAGTTTGGCCGCAAACCGACGGAAGAAGAGATCGCAGAATCAATGGAAATGACCATTGAAAAGCTGCGCTTCATCGCCAAGAGCGCCCAGCTTCCGATCTCCCTTGAGACTCCCATTGGCAAAGAAGAGGATTCCCGCCTTGGCGACTTCATCGAAGCCGACATCGAGAATCCGGAGCAGGACGTCGCCAAAAACCTCTTACGTGAGGATCTGGAAGGCGTGCTGGCCACCCTCAGTCCGAGAGAGCGCGACGTTCTACGCCTGCGTTATGGCCTTGATGATGGACGCATGAAAACCCTTGAGGAGATCGGCCAGATCTTTGATGTCACCCGTGAGCGGATCCGCCAGATCGAAGCCAAGGCATTGCGCAAGCTGAGGCATCCCAACCGGAACGGGGTCCTGAAGGAATACATCAAGTGATTGCATCACAGCAGCTCTCAGATCAATAAAAAAGGAGGCCATTGGCCTCCTTTTTTATTGGAATCTTCCTCAGGCCTCAACCATTCAGTGCGACTCAATGCTGTCGGTAAATTCCTGAAATGCCTTCTTCAAGCGCTCAACGGGCGTTTCCGATGGAGGACATTCCTGGTTCGTGGAACGGGTATAGGCCTGAAGAATGCGTGCTTCAGGTTCTAGCAGTGCTGCGACTGCAGCCTTAAGCATCACAACATTGCGCTGAGGCGTTAAGCCAGCCAGATAGGAGTGCAGGGACCACGGTCCTGAGTCATCCTGCTTTTCCAGCCGCAGGGGCCGGATCAACTGATAAGCCCGATCGCCATCGGAATCAGTGGTCTGCCTGAGGCGTGCCACCAGCATCACCCCGCTCGTTAGCAAGACCAGTCGAATCGATCCCTCACTCAACAAAGGCAAGA
This genomic window from Synechococcus sp. MIT S9220 contains:
- a CDS encoding proline--tRNA ligase codes for the protein MRVSRLSLVTLRNVPADAEIPSHQLLVRGGYIRRVGPGIYAYLPLMWRVLRKISTIVRDELDSLGALETLLPQLQPAEPWERSGRWQGYTAGEGIMFHLEDRQGRRVGLGPTHEEVVTELAGELLRSYKQLPVTLYQIQTKFRDEIRPRFGLMRSREFIMKDAYSFHADEADLEQTYALMAGAYARIFKRCGLNAVGVDADSGAIGGAASQEFMVMANAGEDLILSTPDGSYAANQEKAVSHPCPAEALPPGEERSLDTPGQATIEDLCSANDLSPSQTVKVLVLLARLDDGREQPLLVSLRGDQELNDVKLTNAVTQRMGSSALEIAPINSEQLRKQGLASLPFGSIGPDLSDSTLKESRSWETRFERLADPTALDLERFVCGANNADQHRWGATWSSMPAQIQADLRNARAGDRSLHNQEQILEERRGIEVGHIFQLGSKYSDALEARFTDKEGKQASLLMGCYGIGISRLAQAAVEQHHDDAGICWPVSIAPFQVIVVVANVQDATQLALGESLYGSLQSAGVDVLLDDRSERAGVKFKDADLIGIPWRVVVGREAEAGRVEVVERSTRSNSTMSHQDALTQVLKAVQARPMV
- the psb27 gene encoding photosystem II protein Psb27, which encodes MRIELQRLSRQLRGFTLALCLGLTLMLSACGDSISTMTGDYVEDTVAVVQSLQTTLALPSDAEGLQESEQAAHDLINDYMSRYRPRPRINGLSSFTTMQTALNSLQGHYNTYTNRPVPEALRTRVEKELSKAEKSALRGT
- a CDS encoding adenylosuccinate synthase; the encoded protein is MSLANVVVIGAQWGDEGKGKITDLLSRSADVVVRYQGGVNAGHTIVVDDQVLKLHLIPSGILYPDTVCLIGSGTVVDPKVMLGELDMLIENGIDIAGLKLSSTAHVTMPYHRLLDQAMEKQRGDRRIGTTGRGIGPTYADKSQRSGIRVIDLLDEARLRDRLEGPLKEKNQLLQTIYDMEPLDAEAVISEYLAYGKRLAPHVVDCTREIHKAARGRKNILFEGAQGTLLDLDHGTYPYVTSSNPVSGGACIGAGVGPTLIDRVIGVAKAYTTRVGEGPFPTELDGSLNDHLCDRGGEFGTTTGRRRRCGWFDGVIGRYAVGVNGLDCLAVTKLDVLDELDELQVCVAYELDGERIEYFPSCAEAFARCQPIFETLPGWQCSTAECRTLEDLPEKAMAYLRFLADLMEVPIAIVSLGAGRDQTIVVEDPIHGPKRALLSA
- a CDS encoding adenosine kinase: MADSSRFQPNASLDVVGIGNAIVDVLVQTKDGFLSEHGLQKGGMCLIDEQQAEALYKSSGPGLETSGGSVANTMVGIAQLGGRTGFIGRVRDDQLGSIFSHDIRAVGTRFETPSATTGATTARCLIYVTPDAERTMCTFLGASTQLEPEDLDLSMVKETKVLYLEGYLWDSPAAKRAFIAAAEACRAAGGKVALSLSDGFCVDRHRESFLELVNGHVDVLFANEVEIKSLYQTEDFDTAIEKVRGCCSVTAVTRGSDGSVVLSGDQRWDIGTYGLGELVDTTGAGDLYAGGFLHAFTQGHSLERCGQLGALCAGQIVTQLGARSQVSLPELQKQHLD
- the cutA gene encoding divalent-cation tolerance protein CutA gives rise to the protein MSTDLRVVLTTEADQIKADALAEQLITRRLAACITSMTVQSCYRWQGKIERAEEVQLLIKTSSDRLEELLSALEALHSYDTPEILLMAAQAGAAYAAWALGALSPDAASAALEARPGNELPAG
- a CDS encoding precorrin-6A/cobalt-precorrin-6A reductase translates to MSAILMHRWRNRQNHVLVFAGTGEGPGIARTLLESGHRVSISVVSAAAARAYAGMHLDDLHVGPFPSQDPLEQHLAARGVTLVLDATHPFALQISAQLQLACSRCNLPLLRFERPDHAVSDESLLATVSDLSDCALAGHHLLLAVGARQLAAAATAARLAGALVHARVLPTPEAIRQAGLAGLSGERLAVLRPGTGDRTGGLEAALCRRWQISDVLCRQSGGAADQLWSDLARRQSIRLWKLKRPNPMPGVDVVHSVKQLCRQLDAHVNGPESGPHHGG
- a CDS encoding single-stranded DNA-binding protein; this translates as MNHCVLEVDVLQAPTLRYTQDNQTPIAEMEVGFDALRPDDPRGQLKVVGWGNLAQDLQNRVQVGQRLLIEGRLRMNTVPRQDGTKEKRAEFTLARMHPVSAGAGSTAPAQPAASAPAKRTEAAAAPAAAQEPAAQWNTAPLVPDTDDIPF
- a CDS encoding DUF2854 domain-containing protein, with the protein product MNDLLSPGSLVTIAGGVLTVVGAVAYGTGAANLSLPTIFYGIPILLGGLALKSSELPPAKRVTPKAQFKGEREAATPELGKLLGDVTRWRYGQKAHLESSLESLKLWDEDNPPQLLEIEEIIQSGHYGLRLRFACEAVPLEIWQERRDRLSRFFAKGLEATIKPLSGDRLDLLLLPVGVSTSDQQGESGEVANG
- the argB gene encoding acetylglutamate kinase; translation: MDDALRVSVLSEALPYIQRFAGRRIVVKYGGAAMAHAELQSAVFRDLALLCSVGVQPVVVHGGGPEINHWLKRLAIAPEFRDGLRVTDPETMDVVEMVLVGRVNKQIVNGLNRLGAKAVGLSGSDDSLVEARAWGDGSHGMVGDVAKVNPDVLEALLERGYVPVISSVAANPDGVAHNINADTVAGEVAASLQAEKLILLTDTPGILRNREDPGSLIRQLKLSEARQLIHEGVVAGGMTPKTECCIRALAQGVSAAHIVDGRVAHALLLEVFTDAGIGTMVVGRS